One window from the genome of Saimiri boliviensis isolate mSaiBol1 chromosome 2, mSaiBol1.pri, whole genome shotgun sequence encodes:
- the GCNT3 gene encoding beta-1,3-galactosyl-O-glycosyl-glycoprotein beta-1,6-N-acetylglucosaminyltransferase 3, which produces MVQWKRLCWQHYLWALGCYMLLAIVALKLSLRLKCDSDHLGLESREFQSQYCRNILYSSLKLPANRSIDCSAVTRGDQEAVLQAILSNLEVKKKREPFTDTHYLSLTRDCERFKAERKFIQFPLSKEEVEFPIAYSMVIHEKIENFERLLRAVYAPQNIYCIHVDEKSPETFKKAVKAITSCFPNVFIASKLVRVVYASWSRVQADLNCMEDLLQSSVPWKYFLNTCGTDFPIKSNEEMVQALKMLNGRNSMETEVPTEFKKNRWKYRFEVVGDQLHLTGKKKDPPPFNVTVFTGNAYIVASRDFVQHVLKNPKSQQLIEWVKDTYSPDEHLWATLQRAWWMPGSVPHHRKYDISDMISIARLVKWQSHEGDISKGAPYGPCSGIHQRAICVYGAGDLHWMLQNHHLLANKFDPKVDDSALQCLEEYLRYKAFHGTAL; this is translated from the coding sequence ATGGTTCAATGGAAGAGACTCTGCTGGCAGCATTACTTGTGGGCCCTGGGCTGTTACATGCTGCTGGCCATTGTGGCTCTGAAACTTTCTCTCAGGTTGAAGTGTGACTCTGACCACTTGGGTCTGGAGTCCAGGGAATTTCAAAGCCAGTACTGTAGGAATATCTTGTACAGTTCCCTGAAGCTGCCAGCAAACAGGTCTATCGACTGTTCAGCAGTCACCCGAGGGGACCAAGAAGCGGTGTTGCAGGCTATTCTGAGTAACCTGGAGGTCAAGAAGAAGCGGGAGCCTTTCACAGACACCCACTACCTCTCGCTCACCAGAGACTGTGAGCGCTTTAAGGCTGAAAGGAAGTTCATACAGTTCCCACTGAGCAAAGAAGAGGTGGAGTTCCCTATTGCATACTCCATGGTGATTCACGAGAAGATTGAAAACTTTGAAAGGCTCCTGCGAGCGGTGTATGCCCCTCAGAACATATACTGCATCCACGTGGATGAGAAGTCCCCAGAAACTTTCAAAAAGGCAGTCAAAGCAATTACCTCATGCTTCCCAAACGTCTTCATAGCCAGTAAGCTGGTTCGGGTGGTTTATGCCTCCTGGTCCAGGGTGCAAGCTGATCTCAACTGCATGGAAGACTTGCTTCAGAGCTCAGTGCCATGGAAATACTTCCTGAATACATGTGGGACGGACTTTCCTATAAAGAGCAATGAAGAGATGGTCCAGGCTCTCAAGATGTTGAATGGGAGGAATAGTATGGAGACAGAGGTACCTACTGAGTTCAAAAAAAACCGCTGGAAATACCGCTTTGAGGTAGTGGGAGACCAATTACACCTAACCGGAAAGAAGAAGGATCCTCCCCCTTTTAATGTAACTGTGTTCACAGGGAATGCATATATCGTGGCTTCCCGAGATTTTGTCCAACATGTTTTGAAGAATCCTAAATCCCAACAACTGATTGAATGGGTAAAAGACACCTATAGCCCTGACGAACACCTCTGGGCCACCCTGCAGCGTGCATGGTGGATGCCTGGCTCTGTTCCCCACCACCGCAAGTATGACATCTCAGACATGATTTCCATTGCCAGGCTGGTCAAGTGGCAGAGTCATGAAGGAGACATCAGTAAGGGTGCCCCTTATGGCCCTTGCTCTGGAATCCACCAGCGGGCTATCTGTGTGTATGGGGCTGGGGACTTGCATTGGATGCTTCAAAACCATCACCTGTTGGCCAACAAGTTTGACCCAAAGGTAGATGATAGTGCTCTTCAGTGCTTGGAAGAGTACCTACGTTATAAGGCCTTCCATGGGACTGCACTTTGA